From one Streptomyces sp. SCSIO 30461 genomic stretch:
- a CDS encoding TlrC/CarA/OleB/SrmB family ABC-F type ribosomal protection protein, which produces MTAPICSPTPSSFSVSQLSLHGVTKRYDERTVLDQVSFSLAPGEKAGVVGDNGAGKSTLLRLLTGEEQPDTGEVTVVAPGGVGHLAQTLALPPEATVQDAVDLALAELRSLETAMRRAEAGLADITSDTALGEALAEYARLTEQYEARDGYGADVRVEAALYGLGLPSLRRERRLGTLSGGERSRLALAATLASQPELLLLDEPTNDLDDQAVGWLEEHLRGHRGTVVAVTHDRVFLERLTTTVLEIDQGKVSRHGDGYAGYLAAKAADRRRRQIQYDEWREELERNRKLAQNHAAQLGTIPRKMEKAIFGASAFRARGRAHGAMSRIRNAKERVERLTADPVAPPPTPLAFTPRLTTADSGQGAEPAVSLEGLVVHGRLSMPELSVRSAERLLVTGPNGAGKSTLLRVLAGELQPDAGTVAVPGRVGHLRQEETPWAPGVTVLGAFAQGRPGDRDEHADRLLSLGLFEPDALRLRVGELSYGQRRRIELARLVTEPVDLLLLDEPTNHLSPALVEELEEALACYQGALVMVTHDRRMRSRFSGTRLALCAGAVAVPPSRPTGGG; this is translated from the coding sequence ATGACTGCGCCCATTTGCTCTCCCACTCCTTCCTCCTTCTCCGTCTCCCAGCTCTCGCTGCACGGTGTCACCAAGCGCTACGACGAGCGCACCGTGCTCGACCAGGTCTCCTTCTCCCTCGCTCCCGGTGAGAAGGCCGGTGTCGTCGGCGACAACGGAGCAGGAAAGTCGACCCTGCTGCGGCTCCTCACCGGTGAGGAGCAGCCCGACACCGGTGAGGTGACCGTGGTCGCGCCCGGCGGCGTCGGCCATCTGGCGCAGACCCTGGCTCTGCCGCCCGAGGCCACCGTCCAGGACGCCGTCGACCTGGCGCTCGCCGAACTGCGCTCGCTTGAGACCGCCATGCGCCGGGCCGAAGCCGGGCTCGCCGACATCACCTCCGACACCGCCCTCGGAGAAGCCCTCGCCGAGTACGCGCGGCTGACCGAGCAGTACGAGGCGCGCGACGGTTACGGCGCCGACGTCCGCGTCGAGGCAGCCCTGTACGGACTGGGTCTGCCCTCGCTCCGTCGTGAGCGGAGGCTCGGGACCCTCTCCGGCGGAGAACGCTCCCGTCTCGCGCTCGCGGCCACCCTTGCTTCCCAGCCCGAACTCCTCCTGCTCGACGAACCCACCAACGACCTCGACGATCAGGCCGTCGGCTGGCTCGAAGAGCACCTGCGGGGCCACCGCGGCACCGTCGTCGCGGTCACCCACGACCGCGTCTTCCTCGAACGGCTCACCACCACCGTCCTGGAGATCGACCAGGGGAAGGTCTCCCGGCACGGCGACGGCTACGCGGGCTACCTGGCCGCCAAGGCCGCCGATCGCCGCCGCCGCCAGATCCAATACGACGAATGGCGTGAGGAGTTGGAGCGCAACCGCAAGCTCGCCCAGAACCACGCCGCTCAACTCGGCACCATTCCGCGGAAGATGGAGAAGGCCATCTTCGGTGCCTCCGCCTTCCGGGCACGCGGGCGCGCACACGGCGCCATGAGCCGCATTCGCAACGCCAAGGAACGTGTGGAGCGCCTCACCGCCGACCCGGTGGCGCCCCCGCCGACCCCGCTGGCCTTCACCCCGCGCCTCACCACGGCGGACAGCGGCCAGGGCGCCGAACCGGCAGTGTCGCTGGAGGGTCTCGTGGTCCACGGACGCCTCAGCATGCCCGAACTGAGCGTCCGGTCCGCCGAACGGCTTCTCGTCACCGGCCCGAACGGCGCGGGGAAGAGCACCCTGCTGCGGGTGCTCGCCGGTGAGCTTCAGCCCGACGCGGGCACTGTCGCCGTCCCCGGACGGGTCGGACACCTGCGCCAGGAGGAAACCCCATGGGCGCCTGGCGTGACCGTGCTCGGTGCGTTCGCCCAGGGGCGCCCAGGAGACCGCGACGAACACGCCGACCGGCTGCTGTCACTCGGCTTGTTCGAGCCGGACGCCCTGCGGCTGAGGGTCGGGGAGCTGTCGTACGGGCAGCGGCGGCGCATCGAGCTCGCCCGGCTGGTGACCGAACCGGTCGATCTGCTCCTGCTGGACGAGCCCACCAACCACCTGTCGCCCGCGCTGGTGGAGGAACTGGAAGAGGCCCTGGCCTGTTACCAGGGCGCCCTGGTCATGGTGACCCATGACCGCCGGATGCGCTCCCGGTTCTCCGGAACGCGTCTGGCCCTGTGCGCGGGGGCCGTCGCCGTCCCTCCCTCGCGCCCGACCGGTGGCGGGTGA
- a CDS encoding L-serine ammonia-lyase produces the protein MAISVFDLFSIGIGPSSSHTVGPMRAASLFARRLKNEGLLAHTTRVRGELYGSLGATGHGHGTPKAVLLGLEGESPRSVDVETADERVEQIKSAKRLNLLAAHVIDFDFDEDLVLHRRKALPYHANGMTLWAYDTEGATLLEKTYYSVGGGFVVDEDAVGEDRIKLDDTVLKFPFRTGDELLRLSRETGLSISSLMLENEKAWRSEDEIREGLLDIWRVMQACVSRGMSREGILPGGLKVRRRAATTARKLRSEGDPQALSMEWITLYAMAVNEENAAGGRVVTAPTNGAAGIIPAVLHYYMNFIPGADEEGVVRFLLAAGAIGMLFKENASISGAEVGCQGEVGSACSMAAGALAEVLGGSPEQVENAAEIGMEHNLGLTCDPVGGLVQIPCIERNGMAAVKAVTAARMAMRGDGSHKVSLDKVIKTMKDTGADMSVKYKETARGGLAVNIIEC, from the coding sequence GTGGCCATCTCGGTCTTCGACCTGTTCTCGATCGGCATAGGCCCGTCCAGCTCCCATACGGTCGGCCCGATGCGGGCGGCGTCCCTGTTCGCCCGCCGGCTGAAGAACGAGGGCCTGCTGGCCCACACCACCCGGGTCCGCGGCGAGCTGTACGGCTCGCTCGGCGCGACCGGCCACGGCCACGGCACCCCGAAGGCCGTCCTGCTCGGACTGGAGGGCGAGTCGCCCCGCAGCGTCGACGTGGAAACGGCCGACGAGCGGGTGGAGCAGATCAAGAGCGCCAAGCGGCTCAACCTGCTCGCCGCACACGTGATCGACTTCGATTTCGACGAGGACCTGGTCCTGCACCGCCGCAAGGCCCTCCCGTACCACGCGAACGGTATGACCCTGTGGGCTTACGACACCGAGGGCGCCACGCTGCTGGAGAAGACCTACTACTCGGTCGGCGGCGGCTTCGTCGTGGACGAGGACGCGGTCGGCGAGGACCGGATCAAGCTGGACGACACCGTGCTGAAGTTCCCCTTCCGCACCGGTGACGAGCTGCTGCGGCTGTCCCGTGAAACGGGTCTGTCGATCTCCTCGCTGATGCTGGAGAACGAGAAGGCATGGCGCAGCGAGGACGAGATCCGCGAGGGCCTGCTGGACATCTGGCGGGTCATGCAGGCCTGCGTCTCGCGCGGAATGTCCCGCGAGGGCATCCTGCCCGGCGGCCTCAAGGTCCGCCGCCGCGCCGCCACCACCGCCCGCAAGCTGCGCTCGGAGGGCGACCCGCAGGCCTTGTCCATGGAGTGGATCACGCTCTACGCGATGGCCGTGAACGAGGAGAACGCGGCCGGCGGCCGGGTCGTGACCGCCCCGACCAACGGCGCCGCCGGCATCATCCCGGCAGTCCTGCACTACTACATGAACTTCATCCCCGGCGCGGACGAGGAGGGCGTGGTCCGCTTCCTGCTCGCGGCGGGCGCCATCGGCATGCTCTTCAAGGAGAACGCCTCCATCTCCGGTGCCGAGGTCGGCTGCCAAGGCGAGGTCGGCTCCGCCTGCTCCATGGCCGCCGGAGCGCTCGCCGAGGTCCTGGGCGGTTCCCCCGAGCAGGTGGAGAACGCCGCGGAGATCGGCATGGAGCACAACTTGGGCCTGACCTGCGACCCGGTGGGCGGTCTGGTCCAGATCCCGTGCATCGAGCGCAACGGCATGGCCGCGGTGAAGGCCGTCACGGCGGCTCGGATGGCGATGCGCGGCGACGGCAGCCACAAGGTCTCGCTGGACAAGGTCATCAAGACCATGAAGGACACCGGCGCTGACATGTCCGTGAAGTACAAGGAGACGGCCCGGGGCGGGCTCGCGGTGAACATCATCGAGTGCTGA
- the glyA gene encoding serine hydroxymethyltransferase — protein sequence MSLLNTPLHELDPDVAAAVDAELHRQQSTLEMIASENFAPVAVMEAQGSVLTNKYAEGYPGRRYYGGCEHVDVVEQIAIDRIKALFGAEHANVQPHSGAQANAAAMFALLKPGDTIMGLNLAHGGHLTHGMKINFSGKLYNVVAYHVDDATGQVDMAEVERLAKESKPKLIVAGWSAYPRRLDFAAFRRIADEVGAYLMVDMAHFAGLVAAGLHPNPVPHAHVVTTTTHKTLGGPRGGVILCTSELAKKINSAVFPGQQGGPLEHVIAAKAVSFKVAASEDFKERQQRTLDGARILAERLVQADVTEVGVSVLSGGTDVHLVLVDLRNSELDGQQAEDRLHEVGITVNRNAIPNDPRPPMVTSGLRIGTPALATRGFQAEDFREVADIIAETLKPSYDAKSLGARVTALAEKHPLYPGL from the coding sequence ATGTCGCTTCTGAACACCCCCCTGCACGAGCTCGACCCGGACGTCGCCGCCGCCGTCGACGCCGAGCTCCACCGCCAGCAGTCCACCCTGGAGATGATCGCCTCGGAGAACTTCGCTCCGGTCGCGGTCATGGAGGCCCAGGGCTCCGTCCTGACCAACAAGTACGCCGAGGGCTACCCGGGCCGCCGCTACTACGGCGGCTGCGAGCACGTCGACGTGGTCGAGCAGATCGCCATCGACCGCATCAAGGCGCTGTTCGGCGCCGAGCACGCCAACGTGCAGCCGCACTCGGGTGCCCAGGCCAACGCGGCGGCGATGTTCGCGCTGCTCAAGCCGGGCGACACGATCATGGGCCTGAACCTCGCGCACGGCGGGCACCTGACCCATGGCATGAAGATCAACTTCTCCGGCAAGCTCTACAACGTGGTCGCCTACCATGTGGACGACGCCACCGGCCAGGTCGACATGGCCGAGGTCGAGCGGCTCGCCAAGGAGTCCAAGCCCAAGTTGATCGTGGCCGGCTGGTCGGCGTACCCCCGCCGGCTGGACTTCGCCGCCTTCCGCCGGATCGCGGACGAGGTCGGCGCGTACCTGATGGTCGACATGGCCCACTTCGCGGGCCTGGTCGCCGCGGGCCTGCACCCCAACCCGGTGCCGCACGCGCATGTCGTGACCACGACCACGCACAAGACGCTGGGCGGTCCGCGCGGCGGTGTGATCCTGTGCACCTCCGAGCTGGCCAAGAAGATCAACTCCGCGGTCTTCCCGGGTCAGCAGGGCGGTCCGCTGGAACATGTCATCGCGGCCAAGGCGGTCTCCTTCAAGGTCGCGGCCTCCGAGGACTTCAAGGAGCGCCAGCAGCGCACGCTGGATGGCGCGCGGATCCTCGCCGAGCGCCTGGTGCAGGCCGATGTGACAGAGGTCGGCGTCTCCGTCCTGTCCGGCGGCACGGACGTGCACCTGGTCCTGGTCGACCTGCGGAACTCCGAGCTCGACGGCCAGCAGGCCGAGGACCGCCTCCACGAGGTCGGCATCACGGTCAACCGGAACGCAATCCCGAACGACCCCCGCCCGCCGATGGTCACCTCGGGTCTGCGGATCGGCACCCCGGCCCTCGCGACCCGCGGCTTCCAGGCCGAGGACTTCCGCGAGGTGGCTGACATCATCGCGGAGACGCTGAAGCCGAGCTACGACGCGAAGTCGCTGGGCGCACGAGTGACGGCACTCGCCGAGAAGCACCCGCTTTACCCTGGGCTGTAG
- the gcvH gene encoding glycine cleavage system protein GcvH → MSNPQQLRYSKEHEWLSAAEDGVSTVGITEHAANALGDVVYVQLPEVGDTVTAGETCGELESTKSVSDLYSPVSGEVTEVNDDVVSDPSLVNTAPFEGGWLFKVRVADEPADLLSADEYTEFAS, encoded by the coding sequence ATGAGCAACCCCCAGCAGCTGCGCTACAGCAAGGAGCACGAGTGGCTGTCGGCCGCCGAGGACGGCGTGTCGACGGTCGGCATCACGGAGCACGCGGCGAACGCCCTGGGCGACGTCGTCTATGTGCAGCTCCCCGAGGTCGGTGACACGGTGACCGCGGGCGAGACCTGCGGCGAGCTGGAGTCGACCAAGTCGGTCAGCGACCTGTACTCCCCGGTGTCCGGTGAGGTCACCGAGGTCAACGACGACGTCGTGAGCGACCCGTCTCTCGTCAACACCGCTCCGTTCGAGGGCGGCTGGCTGTTCAAGGTGCGCGTCGCGGACGAGCCGGCCGACCTGCTCTCCGCCGACGAGTACACCGAGTTCGCCAGCTGA